The Amycolatopsis mongoliensis genome includes a window with the following:
- a CDS encoding cellulose-binding domain-containing protein, translating into MARADRRQDDEISVAELLRETGATPRSLGGPPEATPAREEDTGDGYRERLEQRAREAAADQQRAGRRIRWVSAVAGAVVVVGSLVLIAVTSESSPGRQAALGPGPLAPATTTPRPTTPIPVKPTPTPIPTVLRQTATSPAESKPQPPPAPVETAPCVVRFSVTDQWNDGFTAGVAITNKSSATLSPWTLSWTFTAGQRVTHGWDGKYSQSGSRVTVNAESYNATLAPGATVSTGLNGAFDHGNPAPTAFTLNGARCDAG; encoded by the coding sequence ATGGCGCGCGCCGATCGGCGGCAGGACGACGAGATCTCGGTCGCCGAGCTGCTCCGGGAGACCGGGGCGACGCCGCGCTCGCTCGGCGGGCCGCCCGAAGCCACGCCCGCTCGCGAAGAGGACACCGGCGACGGCTACCGGGAACGCCTCGAGCAGCGGGCGCGGGAAGCGGCCGCGGACCAGCAGCGGGCCGGCCGGCGGATCCGGTGGGTTTCCGCGGTCGCGGGCGCCGTCGTGGTGGTCGGCAGCCTCGTACTCATCGCGGTCACCTCCGAAAGTTCCCCGGGACGGCAGGCGGCGCTCGGCCCGGGCCCGCTCGCGCCGGCGACGACGACTCCGCGTCCGACGACGCCGATCCCCGTGAAACCGACTCCCACGCCGATCCCGACCGTGCTGCGGCAAACCGCGACGTCACCGGCCGAGTCCAAGCCGCAGCCGCCGCCCGCCCCGGTCGAAACCGCGCCGTGCGTCGTGCGCTTTTCCGTGACGGACCAGTGGAACGACGGCTTCACCGCGGGCGTCGCCATCACCAACAAGAGCAGCGCGACGCTCTCGCCGTGGACGCTGTCCTGGACGTTCACCGCCGGTCAGCGGGTCACCCACGGCTGGGACGGCAAGTACAGCCAGAGCGGCAGCCGCGTCACGGTGAACGCCGAGTCCTACAACGCCACCCTCGCCCCGGGCGCGACCGTCAGCACCGGCTTGAACGGCGCCTTCGACCACGGCAATCCCGCGCCCACGGCGTTCACCCTCAACGGCGCCCGCTGCGACGCCGGCTGA
- a CDS encoding NmrA/HSCARG family protein encodes MSDQKIIAVVGATGQQGGGLARAILDDPEQRFALRALTRNPDSAAAQALAARGAEVVAADLDDEASLTKALEGAYGAYLVTAFWEYNSVEREQQQARAMAAAAKATGLRHVIWSTLPDTRLHLRDDRVPTLHERYKVPHFDGKAEAERYFVEAGVPTTFLSTTFYFEAFVDFFRPVRDDDGVLALHLPMGEARLPGIAAEDIGRTAFGVFAQGPSLAGERISISGENLTGEEYAAAFGKELGTDVAYRPTSVEALRASGFPGADDLSNMFVYYTEHEDVFAGARDPEAVRELNPRLQDFATWLAGHREAFQGL; translated from the coding sequence ATGTCCGACCAGAAGATCATCGCCGTCGTCGGCGCGACCGGCCAGCAGGGTGGCGGCCTGGCCCGCGCGATCCTCGACGACCCGGAGCAGCGGTTCGCCCTGCGCGCGCTCACGCGCAACCCGGACTCGGCGGCCGCGCAGGCGCTGGCCGCCCGCGGCGCCGAAGTCGTCGCCGCGGACCTCGACGACGAAGCGAGCCTCACGAAGGCCCTCGAAGGCGCGTACGGCGCCTACCTGGTCACCGCGTTCTGGGAGTACAACTCCGTCGAACGCGAGCAGCAGCAGGCCCGCGCGATGGCGGCGGCCGCGAAGGCGACGGGGCTGCGGCACGTGATCTGGTCGACCCTGCCGGACACGCGCCTGCACCTGCGCGACGACCGCGTGCCGACGCTCCACGAGCGGTACAAGGTCCCGCACTTCGACGGCAAGGCCGAGGCCGAGCGGTACTTCGTCGAGGCGGGCGTGCCGACGACGTTCCTCTCGACGACGTTCTACTTCGAGGCCTTCGTCGACTTCTTCCGCCCGGTCCGCGACGACGACGGCGTCCTCGCGCTGCACCTGCCGATGGGCGAGGCGCGCCTGCCGGGTATCGCGGCGGAGGACATCGGGCGCACCGCGTTCGGCGTCTTCGCGCAGGGCCCGTCGCTTGCGGGGGAGCGGATCAGCATCTCCGGCGAGAACCTGACCGGCGAGGAGTACGCGGCGGCGTTCGGCAAGGAGCTCGGCACCGACGTCGCCTACCGGCCGACGAGCGTCGAGGCGCTGCGGGCGTCGGGCTTCCCCGGCGCCGACGACCTCTCGAACATGTTCGTCTACTACACCGAGCACGAAGACGTGTTCGCCGGCGCGCGCGACCCGGAGGCGGTGCGGGAGCTGAACCCGCGGCTGCAGGACTTCGCCACCTGGCTCGCCGGGCACCGGGAGGCCTTCCAGGGGCTGTGA
- a CDS encoding AfsR/SARP family transcriptional regulator, with amino-acid sequence MTDAMRFEVLGPVRAWRGDAEIELGPPQQRAALAVLPLQEGTPLSPSQLVSALWGGAEPRAAVGVVRSYVSRLRHAGVPIESVGGGYAIRPASLDVTEFQRLLSSARPDSLRAALRLWHGTPLAGVNGDYAEAARVRLAELRLTAREALAEADIAAGRHGEAVADLAELIAEQPLRERPRELQMLALYRSGRQAEALDAYARTQRLLESELGLDPGPELQEMQRRILAADPSLTPVSRPSQLPPDLPEFVGRRSETSALSAALTRSNASVPVLGIEGLAAIGKTTLAVHVGHTVDFPDGRLFLDMSASADPLSELLHGIGVTNLPASPSERASLWRTRTTGRRLLVVLDNARPGDDIHSLLPGPDGPALMITARRRLFDLPHAHWTKLGALDLQDSVALLSRVLGAERVSRQPAETRTLASRTAGLPQVLQAIAARLAARPSWTMAEALDRVGRPAPGSPATPPECQAIEKPYESALAELSPWQARAFELLSAFPAFSTATASEVLDLPPAETATLLESLVDAHLLNPSGPDRYSYQEPVRMFARSRAESMQQIRNRPIMPEPPGRLTQTPLNEGAGQPYTLSSAGPSGGMADALA; translated from the coding sequence GTGACCGATGCGATGCGGTTCGAAGTCCTGGGCCCGGTCCGGGCGTGGCGCGGCGACGCCGAGATCGAGCTGGGCCCGCCCCAGCAGCGGGCGGCGCTGGCGGTGCTGCCCCTGCAGGAGGGCACGCCGCTGTCGCCGTCCCAGCTGGTCTCGGCGTTGTGGGGCGGCGCCGAGCCGCGGGCGGCGGTCGGCGTGGTGCGCTCGTACGTGTCGCGCCTGCGGCACGCGGGCGTGCCGATCGAGTCCGTCGGCGGCGGCTACGCGATCCGGCCGGCGTCCCTGGACGTGACGGAGTTCCAGCGCCTGCTGTCTTCGGCGCGTCCGGACTCCTTGCGCGCGGCGTTGCGCCTCTGGCACGGCACGCCCCTGGCCGGGGTGAACGGCGACTACGCGGAGGCCGCCCGCGTCCGGCTCGCCGAGCTGCGCTTGACGGCCCGAGAGGCCTTGGCGGAGGCGGACATCGCCGCGGGCAGGCATGGCGAAGCGGTGGCGGACCTGGCGGAGCTGATCGCCGAGCAGCCGCTGCGCGAGCGGCCCCGCGAGCTGCAGATGCTGGCGTTGTACCGTTCGGGCCGCCAAGCCGAGGCCCTGGACGCCTACGCCCGGACGCAGCGCCTGCTGGAGTCCGAGCTCGGCCTCGATCCCGGTCCCGAGCTGCAGGAAATGCAGCGCCGGATCCTCGCCGCGGACCCTTCGCTGACGCCGGTGTCGCGCCCGTCACAACTGCCCCCGGACCTCCCGGAGTTCGTCGGCCGCAGGTCGGAGACTTCGGCGCTGTCCGCAGCCCTGACCCGGTCGAACGCCTCGGTCCCGGTGCTCGGCATCGAGGGCCTGGCGGCGATCGGCAAGACGACGCTGGCGGTCCACGTCGGGCACACCGTGGACTTCCCGGACGGCCGGCTGTTCCTGGACATGTCGGCATCGGCGGACCCGCTGTCGGAGCTGCTGCACGGAATCGGCGTCACGAACCTCCCGGCGTCCCCGAGCGAGCGCGCATCCCTGTGGCGAACCCGCACAACGGGCCGCCGCCTGCTGGTGGTCCTGGACAACGCCCGCCCGGGCGACGACATCCATTCCCTGCTCCCGGGCCCGGACGGCCCGGCCCTGATGATCACAGCGCGCCGGCGCCTGTTCGACCTGCCGCACGCACACTGGACGAAACTGGGCGCCCTGGATCTCCAGGATTCGGTGGCCCTGCTGTCTCGCGTCCTGGGCGCGGAGCGCGTCAGCCGTCAGCCCGCGGAGACCCGCACGCTGGCGTCCCGCACAGCGGGCCTCCCACAGGTCCTCCAGGCAATCGCCGCACGCCTGGCGGCCCGCCCGAGCTGGACGATGGCCGAGGCTTTGGACCGCGTGGGCCGCCCGGCGCCGGGTTCCCCGGCAACACCCCCGGAGTGCCAGGCGATAGAGAAGCCGTACGAGTCGGCCCTGGCCGAGCTGTCCCCATGGCAGGCCCGGGCATTCGAGCTGCTGTCGGCGTTCCCGGCCTTTTCGACAGCAACGGCATCCGAGGTCCTGGACCTACCCCCGGCCGAGACGGCGACCCTGCTGGAATCCCTGGTGGACGCGCACTTGCTGAACCCATCCGGCCCGGACCGCTACAGCTACCAGGAGCCGGTCCGCATGTTCGCCCGAAGCCGCGCTGAATCGATGCAGCAGATCCGAAACCGGCCGATCATGCCAGAGCCTCCCGGGAGACTGACCCAGACCCCCCTGAACGAGGGCGCGGGGCAGCCGTATACTCTTTCTTCAGCAGGTCCGAGTGGCGGAATGGCAGACGCGCTAGCTTGA